One part of the Cyclobacteriaceae bacterium genome encodes these proteins:
- a CDS encoding glycoside hydrolase family 28 protein has product MMNKKLFVLASLIFVLNSCSNKSAPVAVDPWQEAETILARIVPPTFPDKDFLVTDYGAVGDSITDCTDAFAKAILACHEAGGGRVVVPEGKFFSGAIHLKSNVNLHVSKGAKILFSRDPNKYLPQVYTRFEAVELMNYSPLIYAYEQENIAITGEGELNGQADDDHWWYWKGKWGHAGVNREAREHQQKPANERLKKMAEEGVPVSERIFGEGDYLRPSFVQPYKCKNILIEGVTIKDSPMWVLHPVLSENVTIRNVTVISHGPNSDGCDPESSKDVLIEGCVFDTGDDCIAIKSGRDHDGRRVNVPSENIIVRKCVMKDGHGGVVIGSEISGNVRNVFAEDCEMNSPYLDRALRLKSNSRRGGVIENVFMRNVTIGDVDEAVVHVYMFYANETGDNHPVVRNIQVKNVTSKKSQYGIYIEAEEDYPVEDILIEDCSFDNVQKGNVLKGYKGLTLNNVKVNGEELKSNQ; this is encoded by the coding sequence ATGATGAATAAAAAATTATTTGTACTGGCATCGCTGATTTTTGTGCTTAACTCATGTTCTAACAAGTCAGCACCAGTGGCTGTTGATCCCTGGCAGGAAGCAGAAACTATTCTTGCGCGCATTGTTCCGCCAACTTTTCCGGATAAGGATTTCTTGGTTACGGATTACGGAGCAGTGGGCGACAGCATTACCGATTGTACTGATGCGTTTGCGAAGGCGATACTGGCATGCCATGAAGCCGGTGGAGGCAGGGTAGTGGTTCCGGAAGGAAAATTTTTCAGTGGTGCTATTCACCTGAAAAGCAATGTGAACCTTCATGTTTCGAAAGGGGCTAAGATTTTATTCAGCCGTGATCCGAACAAATACCTGCCCCAGGTATACACACGTTTTGAAGCTGTTGAGCTCATGAACTATTCGCCATTGATTTATGCATACGAACAAGAAAATATTGCCATTACCGGTGAAGGTGAATTAAACGGCCAGGCCGATGATGATCACTGGTGGTATTGGAAAGGCAAGTGGGGACATGCCGGTGTAAACCGTGAAGCCCGGGAACATCAGCAAAAGCCAGCCAACGAACGCTTGAAAAAAATGGCGGAAGAAGGTGTTCCGGTAAGTGAACGTATTTTTGGTGAAGGCGATTACCTGCGCCCCAGTTTTGTGCAGCCGTACAAATGTAAAAATATATTGATTGAAGGAGTAACGATTAAAGATTCACCCATGTGGGTTCTTCACCCGGTGTTAAGTGAAAATGTTACGATAAGGAATGTTACAGTAATCAGTCATGGCCCCAACAGTGATGGATGTGATCCTGAATCCAGCAAGGACGTTTTAATTGAGGGTTGTGTGTTTGATACCGGTGATGATTGCATTGCCATAAAATCTGGTCGCGACCATGATGGCAGAAGAGTGAATGTGCCCAGCGAAAATATTATCGTGCGCAAGTGTGTTATGAAGGATGGTCACGGTGGTGTGGTGATTGGCAGTGAAATATCCGGCAATGTCAGGAATGTATTTGCCGAAGACTGTGAAATGAACAGTCCCTACCTGGATCGCGCCTTGCGCCTAAAGTCAAATTCGCGAAGAGGCGGTGTTATAGAAAATGTATTTATGCGCAACGTTACCATTGGCGATGTAGATGAAGCCGTGGTGCATGTCTACATGTTTTATGCCAACGAAACAGGTGATAATCATCCGGTAGTCCGGAATATACAGGTGAAAAACGTCACGAGTAAAAAATCTCAGTATGGCATTTACATTGAAGCTGAAGAAGATTATCCGGTAGAAGATATCCTCATTGAGGATTGCTCATTTGACAACGTTCAGAAAGGAAATGTACTAAAAGGCTATAAGGGCCTTACGCTTAACAATGTTAAGGTAAATGGGGAAGAACTTAAATCGAATCAGTAG
- a CDS encoding rhamnogalacturonan acetylesterase codes for MKSSLLYVLVFFFIVPFSGMQNKITVYLIGDSTMASKASTAYPETGWGMPFAHFFDSTVVVENHAMNGRSTRTFISEGRWSTVSAKLKTGDYVFIQFGHNDESKEKTDRYTAPEDYKKNLSRFITESRAKGAVPVLLTPVARRRFDEQGKIMESHPEYSPLVHTVAKQMNAPLIDLDKSSQALYQEFGMENSKLLFLQLKPGEHPNYPEGKDDNTHFNELGARLIAQLVLEEIRNLKLELANRIIKKK; via the coding sequence ATGAAGAGTTCATTGCTGTATGTGTTGGTCTTCTTTTTCATCGTACCGTTCTCTGGTATGCAGAACAAGATAACCGTATACCTTATTGGTGACTCTACGATGGCATCAAAAGCCAGTACAGCTTATCCTGAAACTGGATGGGGGATGCCCTTTGCTCATTTTTTTGATTCAACAGTAGTAGTTGAGAACCATGCCATGAATGGAAGAAGCACGCGTACCTTTATTAGTGAAGGGCGTTGGAGTACCGTTTCAGCAAAGTTGAAAACCGGTGATTATGTATTCATTCAGTTTGGTCATAACGATGAATCGAAGGAAAAGACTGATCGCTATACAGCTCCGGAAGACTACAAGAAAAACCTTTCTCGATTTATAACTGAGTCTCGTGCAAAAGGAGCTGTTCCGGTTTTACTGACACCGGTTGCCCGAAGAAGATTTGATGAGCAAGGAAAGATTATGGAGAGTCATCCGGAGTATTCGCCTTTGGTGCATACGGTGGCCAAGCAGATGAACGCACCGCTGATTGATCTGGATAAAAGCAGTCAGGCTTTGTATCAGGAATTTGGCATGGAGAATTCAAAACTGTTGTTTCTTCAACTGAAGCCAGGTGAGCATCCAAACTATCCGGAAGGTAAAGATGACAATACGCATTTTAATGAGCTGGGTGCGCGGCTCATTGCTCAGCTTGTGCTTGAAGAAATACGAAACCTGAAGCTTGAACTTGCTAACCGTATTATTAAAAAGAAGTAA
- a CDS encoding DUF4861 domain-containing protein, with protein MKTSLIISLLLLGMACEVTSQKKEFSESFTVKVSNPAAFDRADVLALVPENQLPKSFNEKAFAVFADKTEIPSQYNTKDKLNSGIAVVLDKLNANQSIVLTVRYSKTGEVNRVYPKRTQAELSPKFGGEWKNREYIGGDFKNVTHLRVPPQHKDHSWYIRYEGPGWESDKVGYRFYLDQRNAVDVFGKTVKEPALHKAGLDGFDSYHSMQEWGMDVLKVAKSLGVGSIGYFDGKAAHRVEITDSVECSITENGVVYSSILTNYYGWKAGANKTNLSSQLSIHAGSRLTETSLSMSDAWDNISSGLIKDPKGKLFTHKGSTDQYGYLATYGKQSLNDDNLGIAVLFNASDFIGFTEDDFSHIVKMKPSNGKLTYYFAAAWEGEPDGIKTEEAFLKYLEQEAKKLASPVRVEVVKK; from the coding sequence ATGAAAACCAGTTTAATTATCAGTTTGCTGCTGTTGGGCATGGCTTGTGAAGTAACTTCGCAGAAAAAAGAATTCAGCGAATCATTTACGGTTAAGGTTTCCAATCCTGCGGCATTTGACCGCGCTGATGTTTTAGCCTTAGTTCCTGAAAATCAGCTACCAAAAAGTTTCAATGAAAAAGCCTTTGCTGTATTTGCTGATAAGACCGAAATACCCAGCCAGTATAATACAAAGGATAAACTAAATAGTGGTATTGCGGTTGTGTTGGATAAACTGAATGCAAACCAATCGATTGTATTAACCGTGCGGTATTCCAAAACTGGTGAAGTAAATCGTGTCTATCCAAAGCGCACACAGGCAGAACTTTCTCCAAAATTTGGTGGCGAGTGGAAAAATCGCGAATACATAGGAGGTGATTTTAAAAATGTAACACATTTGCGTGTGCCACCGCAGCATAAAGACCATTCGTGGTATATCCGTTATGAAGGCCCGGGTTGGGAATCGGATAAAGTAGGGTACCGGTTTTATCTTGATCAGCGAAATGCTGTTGATGTATTTGGTAAAACTGTGAAAGAACCTGCCTTACACAAAGCAGGTTTAGATGGTTTTGATTCATACCACAGCATGCAGGAGTGGGGCATGGATGTTTTGAAGGTTGCCAAGTCGTTAGGGGTTGGGTCCATTGGTTATTTTGATGGTAAAGCAGCGCACCGGGTTGAAATTACCGATAGCGTGGAGTGCAGCATAACCGAAAACGGAGTTGTTTACTCTTCGATCCTTACCAATTACTACGGTTGGAAAGCCGGAGCAAATAAAACTAATTTGTCATCCCAACTTTCCATTCATGCCGGTAGTCGGTTAACAGAGACTTCACTTTCGATGAGTGATGCCTGGGACAATATCTCTTCAGGATTAATCAAGGATCCGAAAGGAAAATTGTTTACTCACAAAGGCAGCACTGATCAATATGGATACCTCGCCACCTACGGTAAACAAAGCCTTAACGATGATAACCTGGGGATAGCCGTTTTATTCAACGCATCAGACTTTATCGGATTCACAGAAGACGATTTCAGCCACATTGTAAAAATGAAACCTTCCAATGGAAAATTAACCTACTACTTTGCTGCTGCCTGGGAAGGAGAACCCGATGGAATTAAAACGGAAGAAGCATTTCTAAAATACCTGGAACAAGAAGCGAAAAAATTGGCAAGTCCTGTACGTGTTGAAGTAGTTAAGAAATAA